The sequence CAGCTTTACTAAAAAAGGCATACACCCCTTAAAAATGTGCAAATATTTACTGCAGTCACAAAGGCCACAGGGCCTTTATTCAATTAGTGTTGTAAACAAACATCAAAGTTTCAGGCctagaaataaaaaatgttcccTCAGGAATGCAAGCTTTCCTTTAGTGAATTGGAGTACCTGTGCAATGACCATGTTCAATTTTggacacatgaaaaaaaaaaaaatatatatatagtttaagaGCTCCACAAATGGCAATACAGAATACATTCACTTTGGGCCGGCTTGGATCCAACAAATTATCCTAATGGCAGGCCCATGTGGCGAAGGGATAACCTTTAATTTGGTGCTGTCGTTTACGACCCACAAGGGGCATCTTCTTCCAGCTGGTGCTCCTGTGACTTCCACTGTACACCAACAGTCACTTGTTCCAGTGCCTCCACCAATCTGAagccctgtaatttttttttttttttattgaacacaagGCTTCCCCCTAATTGGCCAAATCAGACAGATGGCAGATACCACCAATCTCTGCTTCAGCCAGAGGAATGCTTTTACCCAATACAAGGCTTCTCTCGATTAGTGGAGAAAGCTATGCTCTATAGTGCACAGAGGAATTTGCAGTAGTACACCCTGGAAGAAAAACACTTTGTGTATCATAGGCTACATCACCAAATTAAAGATTACCCACCAGCCAACATGAAGGTGGCATTAGGATAATTTCCTAGAGCCATGCAGGCCCAATGTAAATGTATTACCATTCCTGGAGACCCAACATGTACATAGCAAGCAAGATCTAAACACCTGATCTGTACAATTGTTTCTGGTCTTCAAAAGTGTTAAAGCTACTGCATCAGCAACTCAACACTGGCAGCTTATCATTTCAGGAACAAGGTGAGGGTCTACTAGAAGGTGAATTAGTATTAAAAGCAATGTGTGAATGAAGATATTCTGTGTTATTGTGAAATatttactcaaaaaacaaaacaaaaaaaacctgcacagTGACAATGTAAACAAAGATAACTACCACTgcagaaaatgacaaaaatcgaTTCCAAGGAGCTTAGAGGTGCTTAGTACCTTATTGACCAGCAGTGTTTATACTATAAGGTGAACAGTGCCTGCAGCATAGGGTAGGAGTACACCCATATATTTTTAAAGTGTGCAAATATGCAGCAATGAAGGAGAGTCAGTCCTGTGTGGCGCAGCCCATTCTTCCACAGGCTCACGTCATATAGCGGGTGATCGCTCTGAGACCATACAGCAGTGCAGCTTGTAGTCTGGCTTCCAACAGTAACAAGTTCAAATGCACCTACAAGACAAAAAGCATGTTTAATGCACAATTCACATCTTTAAATGCATCTTTCAGCATCCCAACATTGGAACCTTTTGTACAATCTGAAATCAACCAGATTTTGCAAACATaccaaagccatttttttttataaaaacactgttttaaaaacaaaCTGTCTGGCTTTTAGTTTTAATTCTTCAATGGAGTgcactttacaaaaaataaaataaaaaaaaagttgcaggtATAAGTAAACttttcaaaattttaaataaaatgaaatattctCATCAATATATGAACTTTGAGGTGGTACAAAACACTGTTCAACCAATGCATGGTTCAGGCATTTAGAAACTTGTGGATCAAGTTAATttgcccaaaaatatatttatcctTGGAATTTACTAAGcagtaaaaaagtaaaagtaaagaaagtaaaaaaagtgcagcATTTTAATGCCCATGTGTGTATAGGACCCAATCTGTTCAACCCCCCCAAATTGGAAATATAGTACCAAAACCTATTGTCCCGTTTTAATTTACCTTCTCAGAGGGCTTGAACTCCCGCCAGAAGTCGTTATATAGTTGCCGGTTTACCCTCTCTGGGTGACAGGTCACAGTCTTCATATACAATTTAAGGCTTCTCTCTAGCAGCTGATTCACCTCACCATAATCATAATCATCATATCTACCAGGAGTAAAATACAAAATAGTAAGtgccatgaagaaaaaaaataaaataaaaatagagacaGAAATTACCTAAAGTTTGCAACCATATAATTTGCTGTCCTTACCGGATTCCATAAATGCACTGAATATAGTTCCATATAGCTCTACGCAGTTTAAATGTATCCACTCCCTGATGTGAAGCAATCGTGTGATATGTCAAGTCGTAGGCCACCTGAAACTTATCATCCAGAAGTTGCCCCACTTCTGGGCACAACCTATGTAGCAGTGAATATCCATGTGTATTCCATGTGAAGTCCTGCAGATGCCAGAAAAGTCAgagcaatatattaaaaaaacgtgaaaaaccaCCCATGTTCAGGCAACATGCACAAATGAGGCTATACATTAACCCGGTAAGCTGACCATGAAGTAAAGTTTATCCTACACCTCCCTAGACCCTCCATTCTACCTGGTCAtaaggatttggggggggggaaggtttaGATGATTAATGATCTTTAACCTTGTAAAACTAGCCCAAGCTAAAGCCAAGCTCCACCAATGGCAATGACCGCTGGCATTGTTTAGATTCTGGCAGGTAAAATTATACCAACAGGCTGCCCCCTAATATCACATTCATATATATGGGACGTTTTAGTATGCAGGCAACCCAGGAAACATCAGCTAAGGCTAGTTTGGGTGTGGGGCAATTACTTGTTTTTTAGGATTTCAATATATATGTGCAAGCATGCGAGGGTGTCAGCACTTCAAACATCCCAAGAAAAAGCATTACTTgacacttgtgggaaaaaaacaaaaaaggaatttACTTTTAAAAGTGTATTTCCATTTTGCAGCCAAACAACTTTTTATATCTGTTAAAATGTACAGATTTGCATATCATAACACTTGAAGGGAAAGTATGGACTTGGAATACAAAAATCTAAACTCGCCTCTGTGTTGCAGCTGTCCCACTTTGGCTATAAAAGACCGAGAACCAGGGAGGAGTTTACCAAAACTGGTAGACTCAgactctggtgcagctgtacatcgtagccaattggtttctatgcagatttgcaccatgcaggtttagtaaataaaccccaaatgTTTACAGGACTGCCGATTGCTGAGCTCCGTCTTCAGAGACCAATGGCtctcactgaaggggggggggtcaatcaGGCAGTCTAGAGGATCCTGACAATATGGCCAGGAATCATTCCACAGCCTGAAGCAGCTCCGATTCCAGCTGCCAGTGGGCTTTAGCACATTGTTGGCTAactgagtcacaggagtgcaaacatAAGTGCACTCATGTAACCCAAAAGGGAAGTATGGGGGGGGACCCAGTATTTCCCCAGTTCTGTAATGTGGAGGGGATGGATTTAATATTTACTATAATAAATCTTGTCTGTATTGTGCTGGTAGATCTCAGTtgtaaactagatttgaacaATGCCCCAACAGATTAGATTCTGCATTGTATGATCGTGAGAAACAAGTGTCCCACTTTGTGTCTCCATTTTCAATTCACAATTGTTCAGTGCAGCTTAACTTCTTGAGCCCCgggccatagtcaaaagacggcctcaaggtggctctataaatccaggaggacgtcacatgacgtcctccggccactggggggcgtgcgcTCGCACCCGGCTGgtccgagatgccgatgcgcgtgcctggcggccgtgatgtccgcgatcggcaatgacagagccagggacgtggagctctgtgtgtaaacagggacacagcatcggtcacccccctccacacacagttagaacacacccaggatacacatttaaccccttcctcgccccctagtgttaaccccatccctgccagtcacatttatacagtaatcaatgcatttttatagcactgatcgctgtataaatgtgaatggtctcaaaaatgtgtcaaaagtgtccgatgtttccgccgcaatattgcagtcctgacaaaattcccagatcgccgtattactagtaaaaaaaaaaaaaaaaaaaatcagaattctatcccctattttgtagtcactataacttttgtgcaaaccaatcactatacgcttattgcgattttattctttaccaaaaatatgtagaatacgtatcggcctaaactgagaaaaaaaatagttacaaaaaaaaggatatttattatagcaacaaagtaaaaaattgtgttttttttttcaaaattgttgctttttgtttatagcgcaaaaaataaaaaccgcagaggtgatcaaatatcaccaaaagaaagctctatttgtaaaaaaaaaaaaaaataaaaaaaaaaaaacacaacacgtcaattttgtttggaaggcacgtcgcacgtccgcggaattttaatttaaagcgtcgcagtgctgaaagctgaaattcagcctgggcaagaagggagtatatgtgcccagtaagcaagtggttaaaggggttgtaaaggtaaatgttttccttaaagagcttcctttaccttaaaagCAGTCCTCCaattacctcatcctttcattttgcttttaaatgtcctcatttcgtctaaaaaaatcctcacttcctgttcttctgtctgtaactacacacagtaatgcgaggctttctccctggtgtggagtgtcatgcctcCCTTGGACTAAAGGAGAGTCCTGACACTCctctagtccaagggagggggggcgagcatgacactccacaccagggagaaagccttgcattactgcgtgtagttacagacagaacaacagaaagtgaggatttataagaaataaggacatttaaaaaacataaatcgaaggatgaggcaagtggaggactgcactaaggtaaaggaagcaatttagaagaaaaaaaaaaaaagaaaaaaaaaaaaaaaagaagtacctttacaaccccctttaaaaccAAAAGATATGGGGACACTAGGGGGGCAGACCCAGCAAGGTTTTCGCCAGTGTCCTAACCCATGGTCCATGAATCAATTACTATAATACTAATATATAATGTTCTGTCCAtaagattatatataaaaaaaaaaaatggtatgccGTGTGTGAATTGGAACACAACAGTGGGATTTGAAAGCAACTACACTAAAGTGTCACAAAACAGCCGTTTTCCAGCAGTAGAAGGGCAACTTCCTACGCCACATCCAGAACAAAAGTTGAGTTGGGCTGAGCTGCACTCAGCCTTTTtttgggctagtttacactttctTCAAAACAAGGTCtcagacaggctttgttaaagctctctgaacaccagtAAAGAGCTACTGtccctaaataaaatggttagcttacagtcccgtTTACACCTTCCTTTTgcttgtcatagacttctatggaggcctTGAAGCACAACTAAAGCGACATGGGAGTAtaataaacaggactgtaagctaaccattttatttagtgtcaggagctttgactggcgttcagagagctttaacaataCCTGTCCGAAGCCtcattttgaagcaagtgtaaactaaccCTTAAAGTGTGctaaagtgtaaatgagcccttacagGCAACTTTGTATTCCATGAATAAATACATAAGCTTCCTCCGATTGCCTTAGATGGAGAGACGGGTGGATGATGCAACAATCTGACAGTCAGAAGCTTTGAATTCATAGAACACAAAGCTCCCTGTGAAAGTCTGAGCacagctgaggctacatacagtacagagCTCCCAATTGCTGTATATCTTCCTAAATGTAGCAGCTTTAGACCAACTTTGTCAAAACTATTTTAACTTCATTAAAAGCTAAAGATGAGCTTTAAATTTACTCAAAGACAATACTTACATGAGCACGGAATGTGGGAGGAGCTTGTTCACCCCTCCTGCTGAAATCAATGTAGCCAAAATCAGGATCATCCAGGAAGTGGAGAATTCCAGGAGATAACTGAGCTATATcatctgcaaagaaaaaaaaaaaaatagatcataTATACAGTAACTATAAAAGGCTACACATCTGTTAAAATATGTTAGGtttgtgtgataaaaaaaaaaaaaattccacatttaatgcgacctataaactgtacaacccaatagaaaaacaaaacaaattttagggcggggcattaaaaaaaaaaaaaaaaaaaaaaaaaaaagtggttggaTAAATGTGCACACCCTCATAACTGGGGATATAGCAGTGTTTAGAATTAGGCAATCGCATTCAAAACGGATGTCAAATAGTAATCCGTACACACCTGCCGttaaaagtgcctctgattaaccaaaaataaagttcagctgttctagtagggctttcctgacttttttttgtcgcatgctacagcaaaagccatCGTCTAGAGACCTTCCAATTTATCAGAGGGATCTCACTGTTAAAAAggcatcagtcaggagaagggtacaaaagaatttccaaggcattaaatATACCATGGAAAACAGTGAAGACAGtcctcaagtggagaaaatatggcacaacagtgacattaccaagaactggacttcCCTCCAAAATGTATGGAAGACACAAGAAAACTGGTCAAGGAGGCTGCAAAAAGGCCTACagtaacattaaaggagctgcaggaatatctggcaagtgctgtctgggctatggggtagagtggcaagacagaagttttttctgaagaaaaacatccaacccCAGCTAAATTttacaaaaacacatctgaagtctcctaaaagcatgtgggaaaaatgtgttctggtctgatgaaaccaaggttgaattttgcccataattccaaaagatgttTGGCACAACATTGCTTCTAGGCCTTTTGGCCAAGATCAAAtgcagtatctgttcttatcagttgccagtaggtggtgctatgctaaccgtcctgagtacacggcgaggtggaagccttctgatttggacgGAGAAACATGAGGTCGAAGCTGAGGGGCCAGGCCCCTGGCCTTTGGTGGTTCCTGCCCCCGTCAGTTGTTCAGGAGAGAACacttgctcctccttccccttggGGGGAGCGGTTAGTATTTCCTGAACGTGATTAGGATGGGAGTAGCctgctaaaataaaaaagaagatgtTTGGTGCAAAACACTgcacacatcaccaaaagaacaccatacccaccatGAAGCacgatggtggcagcatcatgctttggggccgttCAGCagaaacaggggccttagtcaaggtagagggaattatgaacagttccatatACCAGTTactcacttcagccctggaagatttggctgcccaatgacaggtctttttttgctatacagcactgttgctttaactgacaattgcgcggttgtgagacgctgtaccaaaacaaaatttacgtccttccccccccccccccccccacaaatagagctttcttttggtggtatttcatcacttcTGCGAGTggcgacaaaaaataaaataaaaaaatgcaataagcatatattcaaaataggggacagatttatgactgtgatacatttgcctatatgtctcagtttactgctccctgctagccgtagaggtagaaaggaatttcatgtgtgattcattcctctgaccggttattgacgtgctaatgtcccctcactattctaaacgttaattgatctattgtgttgtgtgaagaagatctgtgtttacccttaaaagatgagtattgtatcatcaggctaaatgattagagaagtagtatgttaattattctgattgcttcagtgtattaattaactccactgatgtctttatctaaagaaacgtgtctgcatggtcggctccgacttgtctcctataatctgtatgggaaaccccactgtgtgaggggggcgttcctaacaggctgtaaccacatataagctgagtttttgtgtcaataaagtgtcttggttccagcatccagtcttgactcatgtgtgggggatcctgtgatgttcttgtatggagaggagggaatgcttgacggggatatcataccgataccgtcacaatgactttactagtaatggcagcaatattgcggcagacaaaaaaaaaaaaaaaaaaatcagacactcgacacattttttggggggaactttGACATTAATACAGCAATAAGTGCACCGATTACCGTATAAATTACAccgacagggaaggggtttacactagggggtgatcaaggggttaaccgcATTCCCTATTGTgtgctctaactgtagggggacgggactgactagggggaagagagagatagagatatcgGTGTTCATACACGATTGGTCTCGTCAtccctgagagaaccgggatttGTGCGTTTACACCCGCGTTCTGTAATGGAGCAATTGTGGGTGCCCACTCATCAGCTCCAGGgcatgcgcgccgccggaggattCTTAGAGGAGATGTACAGCTAcaatggcttcttcaggggagccaacctgccacagtataactgcagcggctggtccggAAGCAGTTACTATtgacacaaaaccttcaggcttctgctagaaagctgaacatgaagaggaacttcatattTCAGAATGGCTTTCACCAGAAAAATTAAAGTTTTCGAatggcccagacctgaatccaattgaaaatctgtggggtgatctgaagagggctgtgcacaggagatgccctcgcaatctgacataTTTGGGAGtgcttttgcaaagaagagtgggcaaatattgccaagtcaagatgtgccatgctgatagattcATACCCAAAATGaccgagtgctgtaataaaattaaAAGGTGCTTCaataaagtattagtttaagggtgtgcacacttgctaccatatattttttcttccctcccaaaagatttcagcttgttcaactgagttttacagtttataggtcacaaaaaaaaaaaaaaaaaaaaaaaaaaaaaaggaaaaaaaagttctgaaatttttCTGAACGTTATCCCGCAAGCTATGACAAAGTTATTCAATATGAGGCAGCATGCACCACCAAGATGCACTTTATATTCTATACATGTTGTGCAAACAGCAAATTATACCACAAAACTTCAATTACCATTAGATGTCACCATAATGCATGCTCTCTTCTCCCTCTCAAACCTAGTCTCCATTTCCTCCCGAGTGGCTTCTTGTTTTTCCTCATCCAACTTCTTCATTTCAGCCAGCAAACGCTCTGCTTCTTGTGGCGTGCTTGACCCCTGCAGGTATGCATTACACATTACTATGACAAGACAAATAATCCAATATAATAATGCCCATTGAAATTAGGGTTTAATATGAATGAATGCGCTTTATGCACATTTTCACTTTAGTGTGATGGCCTCAGTACATTTACCATAAACACACCTTAAGGCCTCATGGTTCGATCTTAAGCATTAGTGTCgggctcccagaaatacagtgagCCATCTGAGAGTGAAATGAGATCAGCACAGGAGATGTAATGCAGCTACTGGGACTTAACTCGGTGTGCCATTACTTTTTACAAAGGAGCCGACTACCTGGAATTAAGCTTTAATGATAGATCCTCTTAAGTGTACCTTTAGTTCCTAAGAGAGTTAACAGCCTGGTATAGTAGGCACCGAGGTGTCAACACATCTCAGCACCCTGAAACTGGGACACTCTTAAGCTAGTAGTGGCCCCACCAACTACTTTGCTTCAAATATTGGACAAGCAAGCCAATAAAAAAAGGGGCCTTTGAAAGTCCATTTTTAAGGAATTTCAGAccaatacttaaagtggttgtaaaatcagAAGTTTTTTGGAGCTTAATGCATCAAGAAAAAGACTTGTGTGCAACAGCCCCTTCTCGATCCATCAATGAGCACCAATTATcttccgctgctgtcagtcatggaaaaaaaaaaaaaaggagctccatgtctgaatagacaGGGAACTGCGGCTCggctgcccccatagaaagcttcttgctgtgggggcactcaggagggagggaccaggagagcCAATAAGGTACCAGAGTAgagggaggatctgggctgctcagtgcaaaaccactacacagagcaaggagaacgtgttttttttctttaaaacaaaGACACAAGACTTTACTCCATATAAAATAAAACcttgtataataaaaacaaaaaacaggttcTTTTGACAATGTACATACCGGACTCAAGGACCCAACAGGTGAAGGAGGGCGCTCGATATTTAGTCCCTCTGGAGGATAGATGCCACACGCCAGAATAAAAGAGGAAAGTGCATGGAAGTGTGTAAGCAGGACAAGAGCCTGGATCAGCTCAGCAAGAGACCAAAAGTTTCCACCTTCAGAGCTCACAAGagactgcaggaaaaaaaaaatttaacacttTTAAACCAACGCTAGCCAATTTCTAATCTACAACCTACTTTCAATATAAAAGATCTGAATCTGTAAACTGCTTTGACTTGCAATTGTCACTGAAAGTAATCTCTGCTAAGGCAATTCTTCATAAGTTTGGAATGCCAAAGTTTGTGGTAACGTCTCAATTACACAGGGATATTTACCCTGTACAGGGATGCACCAGCGTTGCGTTCATCCCCatgccggtgatctgacgtgctggttccatgtatcatggaagttccagcgcatgcgcgaactgatgcgctgagctggttccagccatcgggaaagttccgtcaagcactgcgcaggtgcaaacttgctgacggaaatccccgaacggcggccggcatccagggcgacgtggacttagaggaaagtggccagtcggcctcacgtcctcgctgcgctcggacggctcgcttcgctcgctcggcctcctggctctttttttaacatcctccaatccacggggatgttaaagaatgagcctggatgccgggcgaggttcggggatttccgtcgggaagtttgcgcctgcgcagtgagtggaggaacttcccccataggggaacattgaggacaagtcaccggcagtcCCATAACCGGCAACTAGGATGCAGCTGCTGTTCTCAATGTGACATCCAAGCAAGTGCATGGCTCACAGAGGCTGCGCATTCAGGGCCgtgcacccacatggatgtcacaTTGGGAGCAGCTGCTGTGTCACAATTGTCAGTTATGGCACTTCCTGCACAATGATGCATGCAACACTTGTCGATACCTTTGCTAGCAAGAGTGGCCATTACATGGGGCATGAATTTATATGCCCCATATGAATGAGCCCTAAGAGTGACAGCTGACCCAACAGTCCTTTATTGGCAACCGGTAAACCATTTTTTTATTCCAGCCAAATAGGCTGTGGGCCTTATTTACAAATGTGGCTGCAGTAAAAGCTGTATGTTGCGCCACAGCAACTTACACCTATATAAATTGCAGGTTTAACTGGATACCCTGGGCATTGAACAGTTTGTGTGGCAATTAAGCCCCCCTTTCTGTCCTGAAGTCTGGTTTGCGTGGGTCAGTCAGCTTTTGCATGATGACATTCATTATATTTGATTCCAGATTTAGTTAGACAACCCTAAAAAGGTTCCTCAAATTAGATTTCAACATCCCTTGCCTGCCAGTGTAAACCAAACATGTGTAGCATAGATCGGCCTAGCAGTGTTGGCAAAGAGGCTGCCTATACCAAGATAGTTTGGAAAGTCACTGTGggagtctaaagctggccatagatgcgcTTTTCTTTCCTACAACTACGGGAAAGAAAATCTTGATTGACCCATCAACACCATTAATATTTGCCGGGGGAATCCCCTCCTGGAGCAACTGTGCTCACCTGGCAGGGGAGCAGTCCTGGGTCGGGAGAACAGAGATGGCTATAGCCGTTGGCAAGATTAGCATGTAAAATACAACAACAAGCTGCTTTGCCGCCCAAGTAgagcgatcaacttgggtacattcagcctgcctatacatgattggtttgaatctcagctagttcctgctgaaccagccacggTGCGAACCGTGCATGGCCAAGTTTGGAACTTAGTCAGTTACATAGCCCTTCTACATAGTCAAATCCTGTGGTTTCACTCACCTCAATGAGTTCTTTGGTTATAAGCCAGGGTCTATGTGCAAGGAACTTGTTTAAATCATTAAGCCTGCGCAGTTTGAGTGGTGCAGCATTAATGCCTTCCAGCCATTGAGGGTCCCCACCAACTTGAAGGAAATGGGTTGAATGAAGTGAGACCAAGTAGACACAGTGATGGCGAGCAGCAGCCTAAAATTAGATATGAAACAGTTAAATAGCAAATGGTAAAGAGGGAATTAAGATACACTTAGAATTTAGCATGTGGCTCATCGATGCATTACAAAGCCAAGGGTTCACTTTAATCCTGGCCCACACAGCCGATTTTACTTGCCTTTTCTTTGTTCCACCGATGCTCTGTCAATTTATGAAAACCAAGTGACAACACCCAGTACTCAAGGTAAGTGGGAGTGTGTGACTCACCAAACTTCCTTGCACATGATGGGCTTGGTGACTGGCTGATCAGGCAGCTAGCATTGTCATAAGAAATGGATTTGGAAACAAACTTTAATCGTACAGGGTTTCTTTTTCTCAGTCTCATGGGTGAAAAGGGTGTCCG comes from Rana temporaria chromosome 2, aRanTem1.1, whole genome shotgun sequence and encodes:
- the SESN2 gene encoding sestrin-2 isoform X2, which produces MTKPRENCGPSAYIPVTQLPGPALNDNIAAVMSLHPGYLRVFWKTQHELLRMDGALSLPERHYVAIMAAARHHCVYLVSLHSTHFLQVGGDPQWLEGINAAPLKLRRLNDLNKFLAHRPWLITKELIESLVSSEGGNFWSLAELIQALVLLTHFHALSSFILACGIYPPEGLNIERPPSPVGSLSPGSSTPQEAERLLAEMKKLDEEKQEATREEMETRFEREKRACIMVTSNDDIAQLSPGILHFLDDPDFGYIDFSRRGEQAPPTFRAHDFTWNTHGYSLLHRLCPEVGQLLDDKFQVAYDLTYHTIASHQGVDTFKLRRAIWNYIQCIYGIRYDDYDYGEVNQLLERSLKLYMKTVTCHPERVNRQLYNDFWREFKPSEKVHLNLLLLEARLQAALLYGLRAITRYMT
- the SESN2 gene encoding sestrin-2 isoform X1, with protein sequence MVGGNPCTCPRVREDCFPGCQSSCARRIVTDQREMTKPRENCGPSAYIPVTQLPGPALNDNIAAVMSLHPGYLRVFWKTQHELLRMDGALSLPERHYVAIMAAARHHCVYLVSLHSTHFLQVGGDPQWLEGINAAPLKLRRLNDLNKFLAHRPWLITKELIESLVSSEGGNFWSLAELIQALVLLTHFHALSSFILACGIYPPEGLNIERPPSPVGSLSPGSSTPQEAERLLAEMKKLDEEKQEATREEMETRFEREKRACIMVTSNDDIAQLSPGILHFLDDPDFGYIDFSRRGEQAPPTFRAHDFTWNTHGYSLLHRLCPEVGQLLDDKFQVAYDLTYHTIASHQGVDTFKLRRAIWNYIQCIYGIRYDDYDYGEVNQLLERSLKLYMKTVTCHPERVNRQLYNDFWREFKPSEKVHLNLLLLEARLQAALLYGLRAITRYMT